CAGCACTACCTTGAACAGCTCCCATCACTCATCCTTCATGGACCAAAACCCTATTGTCGACACCATTGTGGCTGTCGATGATATTGAAATCCCCACAGTTGATTTCTCTGTGCTACTCTCTGATGATCTTGAAAAAAGATCCAAGGCTATTGAAAACATCGGCCATGTCTGCGAGGACTTTGGCTTCTTCTATGTATGTTACTGTGTTCGGATTTTTTTCATCTTGCTGTTAATTGATTACTTTAATATGACATATATTTAATCCACCCTAACGCTAGCAACCTCGATCTTCTTCCCAATAGCTTTGTTTCAGAGGACGTTAAAGAGACCAGAACAGATTTAAAACTTCAGATATCATCCTAATATGAAAATCTATATGGTTTTCGCTTGTTTGCAAATGTTTAAATACGCATGCTCTTTAGTTAATTTCTCCTTAAACTTCAGTTTTCGCCTTTTATTTTGGATGTAATCATATTCATATATGTTTGACATGTCGATCTATAGATTTGCATCCCTAGTATTAATACGTACTGTTTCAATGTTCTCGATCAGCTGGTTAATCATGGGGTGTCAGATGAGGTATTTGAGAGTGTTTTCAAAGGAATAACTGACTTCTTCAATCCATCGGAAATCGAGGATCGGAAGCAGTATGAGAAAAAGAATCCAACAGATAGAATCCGATGGGGTCTTCGATCTTCTCTTGGGGAGAATAGAGAATATCTCAAGGTGATTGCACATCCTGAGCACCACTGTCCTACTAAACCAGCTGGTTTCAGGTATATACAAAATCCTTATATACTTCGTCTTATTGTCTTTCATGGTGTTGGAGGTTCATATATGCGAATCTAACTGCAAATTAAGTTCTGATGGTGGGAATATATATATAACTATGGTGTTTTCCTGTCGTGCTTTTAATTTCTACATGCAGTGAGGCTATGGAAGAATATTTCGAAAAACTGAGAGTTATAGTAAATGGTTTGGGAAAGGCAGTCTCAAAGGCCATGGGATTTGAAGAATGCTACATAGAGAAAGCTTTTAAGCTCAACTCAGGGTTCGATATGTCTGCTATGAACTTATATCCACCCAATTTCAGATCAAAAGGTTCTATTGGTGTGCCTAACCATACTGATCCTGGCTTCTTTGTTTCGCTCATTCAAGACGTGAACAGTGGCCTGCAAATACTATCCCATAAGGGAGACTGGATCAATGTTAACATGCCCCGTAATGCCATTTTCATAAACCTTGGGGATCATCTTGAGGTACATTATTCATTTATATGCTAGTGCTAGTCTCAATATAAAAAAAATTAAAAATGTGGATGAAGCTCAGAGAGGGATATATGCACGTACTTTGTAGGGATCTGACCTTACATGCAGGTAGTTCGATTATTGATTTGAAATTATCCTAATTAAGTTTCTTTCTAATGATTCTAATTTTGTTCCTACAGATTTTAACAAATGGGAAGTACAAGAGCCATGTTCATCGTGTGGTTGTAAACAATAACAAAGTGAAGAGGATCTCAGTGGCCACACTCCATGGACCTTCGTTGGACTCATTTGTGTCTCCGGCACCAGAGTTTGTTGATGAGTCTCACCCTCCGATATATCGCGGAATGACGTACAAGCAATCCTTGGAGGCCAACGGCGGCGACGAGATAGATGTTCAATCGTGCCTTGAACAAATTCGGATCGAATAATTTGCTGAAGCAACTGCCAATAAAGATCAATAGCGATCAATTTGTGTATGATAGTCATGGAATATAGTTGTCCCTACGTTGCAGTCAAAATATTGTGTGGTAATAAAGACGTAGAACTACAGTCCCGTGGTATAGCCCAAGTAATTTGAAAGGATGAAAACATACGTCAACATAAAGATATGTCAAATTTGATCATTTTCATTGTAACAAAAAATAAAGTACTTGATTAGATGATGTTGTAATTGCTTTGAATTTAAACGATAAAGGTGTGAGAATACGTGGATTCGAGGACTGGAATGTAAGAGATCGATCGACTCATGTTCTCAAAGAACGTATTGTGTGAATGGTTGATCATACAACACTCGCATACACAATGAAAACGATACATATCACACACAACACATTTTCACTGTCGTGTGATGCACGTACGTATTGGCGTTGTGTAAAATCCATTAGTTCGTGTTTAATGTCAATATGAAAATGTAAATATATGAATGATTGAGATTGAATCATATATTTAAATAAATTAAAACTTATTAATTGGTTAGTGTTATTAACCCACTCTTTTGTATTACTAACACACTTCATCTATAATGAGAACCAATCATAAAACAAATTCAAGTGGTAAGTTTGTAAATAAAATTGAAATGTGTGGCTAGGAAAATAAGAGCAACTCCAACAAATGAGTCAAATCCCAGTTGGCCGCCCAATAGTTATTTTTGACAACCCAAAAAACTCTCCAACAAAGTAGTCAATTCCACGTGTACGTAATTGATAATATGGTTTCTATAGTCAAATTTGACACAACCAAAGGAAAATGTCATTTACTATTATATCATTCTTTCTCTCTCTCTTCTCTTGTTGCTTTTTCTTCTTCCTCTAAGAAAGAGTTTTATATGTATAATATTATTAAAATAATAAAATAAGTTTCAAATTTAACTCCTTTGTTGGAGAGGAAATGAGTCAAAAATGACATTGCCAAAACTCACATGTCAAATTTTGAAATTGACAAAAAAATTTGACATGCTTGTTAGAGATGCTCTAAATGGGATGTGTTAATAACACAAAAGGGTGTATTAATAACACTATCATATTAATTAATATATTAATACGGTACAATTTACCGTATAACTTTAAAACTACGTATCACTATCGTACCAACATACGATGATTGGTACGGACTGTATCGTCTCAAACTTTTCGGTAACCAAATTATTTGGTTACCAACTAGTTTGGTTCGGTTTGTTTGTTTGTTTGGGGACAAAAATGCCACCCGTACATTCACAGTTGGATTATACGTACGTAACTAAAATGTTTCTAGGCATGCAGCTAGCTAGCTATGAGCCTACGAGGCTACGACCCCAAATTACCCTTATAAATTGGAGCAACGTAGCCTCACCATAGCATGCAAAACTCATTTACTCGACATTTCCATCTCCCTTAGCTAGGTTTTAATTCAGTCTCTCTGCTCTCTGCTCTCCCTATCTAAAACACAGAAATGGCTGAAAAAATGAGTCCAGTGCTTATCAATCATAGGACTTTTGAACCCGCCAACAGTACCGTCCTCAGTTCCCATCACTCATCCTTCATGGACCAAAACCCTAATGTCCACACCATCGTGGCTGTTGATGATATTGAAATCCCCACAGTTGATTGCTCTGTGCTACTCTCTGATGATCTTGAAGAAAGATCTAAGGCTATTAAAAACATCGGCCATGTCTGCGAGGACTTTGGCTTCTTCTATGTATGTTACTTTGTTCAGTTCTCAGGTTGCTAGTCAAATACTTTACTACGTACGACAGGATGCGTTAAAAAGACCACAACAAATATTAAAATTTAACATCAAATTCCTCATATGAAAATCTTGATGGTTTTCGCCAGCTTGTTTGAAAATGTTAACAACAACTACTATATGTTAATTCTTTAGTTAATTTCTCCTTAAACTTCAGTTTTCTCTCTCTCTCTCNNNNNNNNNNNNNNNNNNNNGACGCCGTTTCTTCTCCCCGGCTTGATCTCATACCTCCCCCGACAGTGTTAGAATGACGAAGAAGGCCGGAGAGATCGCGATCGGAGGTCCATCATGATCGGTCGTGAAGTTCTGAGTGAGATTGCTGCACAGACCTCCGATCGCGATCTCTCCGGCCTTCTTCTTCATTCCAACACCGTCGGGGGAGGTCTGGGATCACGCCGGGGAGAAGAAACGACGTCGTCGGAGCTGGAATGATGGAGAAACGGCGGAAATCCGTACTGAAAACCCGTACGGACGTCCGCACCAGAAACGGACTATATATATGCACGTACTGCTAATATGGTTTCAATGTTCTTGATCAGCTGGTAAATCATGGCGTGTCAGATGAGTTGTTTGAGTGTGTTCAAAGGAATAACTGACTTCTTCAATCCAACGGAAATCGAAGACCGAAAGCAGTATGAGAAAAAGAATCCAACAGATAGAATCCGATGGGTTCTTCGATCATCTCTTACGGAGAATAGAGAATTTCTCAAGGTGATTGCAGTGACATCCTGAGTACCACTGCCCTACTAAACCAGCTGGTTTTAGGTATAAAATCCCTATACGTACATGTTCTTCGTGGCTTCGTCGGTTCGTTCCTATTGTCTTTCATGGTGCTGGAGGTTCATATATACAAATTGAACTGCTACAATTCAGATGGCGGGCGTATAAATAACTATGGTGTTTTCCTGTCGTATTTTTTCTACATGCATGCAGTGAGGCTATGGAAGAATATTTCAAAAGACTGAGAGTTATAGTAAAGTGTTTGGGAAAGGCAATTTCAAAGGCCATGGGATTTGAAGAATGCTACATCGAAAAAGCTTTTAAGCTCAACTCAGGGTTCGATGTGTCTGCCATGAACTTATACCCACCCAATTTCAGATCAAAAGGTTCTATTGGTGTGCCTAACCATACTGATCCTGGCTTCTTCGTTTCGCTCATCCAAGACGTGAATGGTGGCCTGCAAATACTATCCCATAAGGGAGACTGGATCAATGTTAACATGCCCCCTAATGCCATTTTCATAAGCCTTGGGGATCATCTCGAGGTACATTATTCATTTTTGACTAGTAGATCATTTTCATAATTTTTTTTTTCTTTCTAAACAGAGCGATCCATGCATCCTTCTTAATTACTACTGGATGGTACTAATTAGTTGTTTATTATTGCTATAGATTTTAACAAATGGGAAATACAAGAGCCATGTTCATTGGGAAACCAAAGCCCCCACGAACCCTAGAGAGAGCAAAGAGAGCAAAACACCAAAGAGAGTACGAACCCTCCGGCAGCGTTGTCGGACGGGTTGAATGGACCCCGTGTCCGGTAAGAAGCCCATTCGCAATGGAGGTTGTGCGGTGGATTCACTGCCAAGAATGCGAAGACGGTTCGTCAAGGAATCTCAGAGATTTGATCGCTTGTGGATCGGGTTGGGTTCGATCTCGCAAAAGGTGGGAGGTAGACGGTCGGTGGCGATGTTTCCTGGTGGCGTGAGGGCAGTTTCCATGGGGCTCAGATCAGATTGTGGTGATCTGTTCTGTTTTGGGTCTTGTGGATTCACCTTGTGGATATGGCTCTCTTGCGATGGTGATGTTGTTTGCTGGCAGGTTGGAGATATCGGAAAGATGATCGGGTTGCCTGAGTTTTCTTGGTGTGACAGGTTGGCCGTCGGTGGTTGGTCGGCATCGCCATGGCTTGCAGTACGGTGGCGAGATACCAGAAGCAGTCTTCACTGCATCTTTAGGCATGCTAGTTGGACTTAGGCTAGGGTTTGGGCTTTGGTCTGGGCCTGGGCTCAAGTTTTAATTTTACTTTATGTTTTGTTTCTTTGTTTTATTTATGCTTTACTGCATAGTACTAAGCGACGTTATGTAACCAATATTCCCTACCACTATACGGTAGGGCACGAAGGGCCTTGTGCCGGTCTATGCACCTTATGTGTCTTATCTGTTCTAGGTCGGTAGCACGTCGTTTGCTTGGTTAAATGGGCGCAACCTCCTAGTGGCAAGATGAAACTGAGTGTCGTCCAGATTATTTTCTAGCGGCAACATAGTAGGAAAGCTAAATTATTGGACATCAGGATATGTAATTGTGGTACATGTCTAATGATCTTTCCATTGTGTCACCGCTGTGATAAAACAAATAGAGTCACCATTAGAGTAGTACTTTTTGCCAGTTGGTACTTGTTAGAATACAAGTATGTTGTAGAGATTCTTGATTTTATTTCTGATCTTTGTAATCAGGGGTTTAGGCTTCATGACCCCCCTTGTATTCGACAGTTTCATTAATGAATGCTTGAGGGCAGCTGCACCAGCCCTTTGTTTCAAAAAAAAAAAAAAAAAAAAAAAAAAAAGACTATGTTCATCGTGTGGTTGTGGACAATAACAAAGTGAAGAGAATAACAGTGGCCACACTCCATGGACCTTCGTTGGACTCATTTGTGTCTCGAGCACCAGAGTTTGTTGATGAGTCTCACCCTCCTATATATTGCGGAATGACGTACAAGCAATCCTTGGAGGCTAAGGGCGATGACGAGATAGATGTTCAATTCAGTCTTGAACAAATTCTAATTGAAGCCGTCGAAGATCAGTACTACTAAGACGTTGTGTGTGATATTGCTAGTGTATATGTCAAGATTGCAGTCAAATTAAAGTGTGGTAATAAATGAATAACTGCAATATTCCTTCGTATATTAGGAAAGGTGAAAACATACGTCAACACATGCTCAACAATAACATATGCATGTCATCATTTTCATTGTAACAATAAAATATTAAAGTACGTCCATGATTAATTAATCAGATGTTATTCATCCTTTAAAAATTTTAATGGAAAAAGTGTGAGATTGGAGGACTGGAATGTAAGCAGATTTCTCAGAGACGGTAAACACACTCATGAATCTCAATAAATTAATGTTATAGTACGTAATACATTATTATTTTTTAGTATTATTCTTTGTAATTTGGTGTCTATATATAGATGACAATATCTTGTAGAGCTGGTTGGTAAATCACAAAGAACAACATTAACAACGTGATTTGTGAGTAGTGTACATAACTACATACTGAGTTTAATTTAACTAGTCGATCTCCTCCTCACCAGCTCCAACTGTCTAATACTGTTGCTACTCCCTTGCTTGAGCAACCACACATAGGTAATGCTCTTGTGAATAAGGTTAATGATGTGGAAGGTTTAGAATATGAGAATGCTATGGTCATGGTGTCGGAGCATGTGTCGGTTACTAAAGTGACTGTGCAAGATGTTCTTGCTTCAGAGGATAATGATGCTATAACTTGTATCCGCGGTGCTGAAATTAATGATAACATGGTTCAGGTTACCAGTGATGATGGAACAGAGGTTTCAGAGAGTGAGAATGAGAGTGCTCCGGGTGAAGAGGACACTTGTAGTTGGTATGAAGATACTGAAAGAGAGGTCGCTGATCCAACTTTTACACAAGTGGCATCTCAGACTCGTCGTATGTCTACAAGGAAGGCGGCGAATGCAAAGAGCCGTGCGGCTTACGTACGTCGTACAAAGGGTAGTACTCAATGGAAGTTCTCTATTGGAACTTGAGGGGAATAGCTAATGTTCCCACATAGGATGCATTAACAGAGTTTGTTCAGTCTCATAATCCGGAGGTTCTCTGTATAGCTGAGCCTTTTGTTTCTTTAGATTCGATTAATATCTCGTTTTGGCGCTCGTTAGGCATGCGCCACAAATGATCGGGGTTCCTCTTTGCCTAACTTATGAGTTCTCTGCAAATCTTCACTTATTCCTTGGGTTTGTATTTTGTTCATCTCTGATCAGCAAGTATCTCTCCAGGTCATGTTTGATTCAGTTAATTGTTTTCTCACCGCTGTCTATGCTTGTACAACAATAGCAGGGCGCCGTAAGCTATGGGAGGATATATATCGCTGATGTTAAGCGTCGGTTTGTTTCTAGTCCGTGGATATATAGTTTTTGGTGACTTTAATGTAGTTCTTGGTGCTCATGAAAAGAAAGGAGGTTCTTTGGTTAATTTGTAGACGTTCATGTGAAGAATTTCAGGCGATGTCAGATGTGTGTGAGCTTATTCATGTCGACACTAAAGGGGCAGAATTTACATGGGTGCGTCGTCGTGGCTTTCGTGGAAATGTTAAGTTATGTCTGGATAGATGTCTTGCTACTTTGGAGTGGTTAGACACATGGGATCAGTTTGATTGTTGTACACTTCCTAGGACTTGCTCAGATCATAACCCATTACTCATGTCTTTCTCAAAGTTATCAGGGCCACACTATAGTCTTTTCCGATTCAAGTAAATGTGGTCGGAACATGAAAATTTCAGGGAGTTTATTAAGAATTGTTGGATTGCTGCCTCTTCTTATGGTTGCCCATTCTCCATTTTAAAACATAAATTACGTGTTCTAAGGAAAGCCCTTCGGCGTTGGAATTGGGAGGTGTTTGGTGATGTTCATCGTAGGGTGGAAAAAGACCTTGAAGCTTTAGCAAAAGTTCAAGAAGATATTGCTGCTACTAGTGGAACGGATGATGACTTTGCAAAAGAGATTGAGCTGCAAGCAAACTTATCAGAATCTCTTCATGTGCAAGAAAGTTTTTGGAAAGAGAAAGCAAGGTTGAAGTGGTTATCAGAAGGTGATTTTAATTCTACTTTTTTTCATGTGGTATAGAGCACGGAGAGCCTATTCGGCGCACCCGTCATCTCCACCGTCTATTTTTTTTTTTTTTTTTTTTTTTTTTTTTTCGGGCAAAATCAACGGTGGATACACCGGGTGCGCCGCGCACCCGGGTGCGCTGTATAATTTCCAATAGAGCACGTCATAATCGCTCTTCTATCACTCTTTTTCGGGATGGCGATCAGGTTTTTGATGACCCTCACTCTATCCAAGATCATATTATTAATTATTATATGGATCTCTTTGCAAAACATGCAGATTATCATGCACCTGGTTTGGTGTCTCGGGTGATGCCCTTTATGGTCATTGAAGAGGAAAATGTGTCCCTTATTTTTGTTCCCTTGCCAGAAGAGATTTGGGGAGCAGTTAATCAATGGACCTTGATAGCCAGGGCCAAATGGATCTAATGGTCACTTCTTTGTTTCTTGTTGGGATATTATGGGTGCAGAAGTGATCAATGCGGTGCAATATTTTTTTACACATGGTCAGTTATCTGCTTCTTTTAATTCAGGGCTTATTATTCTTATTTCAAAGGTGGATCATGCCGACTCCATCAAGCAATTTCGTCCTATTGTTCTTACCAACTTTGTTTTCAAGATTATTCCAAAGATTCTTGCACTTCGATTGTCTTCAATTGCATCTCGTATTGTGTTTCCTCAGCAACATGCTTTTGTTGTTGGCAGAAATATATCAGACTATATCTTGGTGACTTCTGAGTGTTTCAATCTTTTGGATTCAAAATGTTATGGGGGACATGTAGCAATAAAAGCAGATATAACCAAGGCGTTTGATACGCTCTCATGGGACTTTCTTTTACATGTTCTTCAAGCCTTCGGTTTTCAAGAAACTTTTATACAACGGGTCCGAGCTTTATTATTATCTGCCAGGCTTTCTCTATTGATTAATGGTAGAACCTATGGTTATTTTTCTTGTGGGCAAGGTGTGAGGCAAGGTGACCCACTCTTTCCTCTACTGTTCTGTTTGGCGGAGGAGGTTCTAAGCCGTAGTATTTCAATGCTTGTATCTTCTGGGCAGGTGAAATGTATCCACTCTCCGAGAGGTACTCTGTCTCCTTCCCATGTATTGTTTGCAGATGATGTTATTGTTTTCTGTAAAGGGAATCGTCAGAATTTATTGAGGGTAATGAGTTTCTTTGATGAATACGATAGTGTTTCTGGCCAGATTATTAACAAGGACAAGTCCCAAGTTTTTATTGGGAAACATATGCATCGCCGACGTCTCTCTATCTCTGATTGCTTGGGTATTCCATTAGGTACTGCTCCATTCATGTACTTGGGTGCCCCAATCTTTCATGGAAAGCCTCGTGTTGCCCATTTTCAAGCTATTGTTGACAGAGTCAGGTTGAAGCTTTCAGGTTGGGTGGGTTCTTTTTTGTCAATGGTTGGGGGTCTCCAATTTATAAAGTCTGTAATATATAGCATGTTCATCTACACGTTTCAAGTGTATGAATGGCCAGTGTCCTTATTAAGGAAAGTTGAGAGATGGTGCCGAAACTTCCTTTGGTCTGGCGATATTGATAAACGTGGAATTCCTCTGGTCTCTTGGACATCTTGTTGTGCGTCAATTGATGAAGGAGGTTTGGGGCTTAAGAAACTTGATGCGCTAAATAGGTCTCTTTTGCTCAAGCGTTGTTGGGAAATTTTTACCTCATCATCTGAAGGTTGTTCCTTTATTCGAAATCGTTTTTCAAGGCGTTGTTCTTATGCTCCATCTTCTATATGGCCTGGAGTGCGCAAGTTTTGGGGGTTNNNNNNNNNNNNNNNNNNNNNNNNNNNNNNNNNNNNNNNNNNNNNNNNNNNNNNNNNNNNNNNNNNNNNNNNNNNNNNNNNNNNNNNNNNNNNNNNNNNNNNNNNNNNNNNNNNNNNNNNNNNNNNNNNNNNNNNNNNNNNNNNNNNNNNNNNNNNNNNNNNNNNNNNNNNNNNNNNNNNNNNNNNNNNNNNNNNNNNNNNNNNNNNNNNNNNNNNNNNNNNNNNNNNNNNNNNNNNNNNNNNNNNNNNNNNNNNNNNNNNNNNNNNNNNNNNNNNNNNNNNNNNNNNNNNNNNNNNNNNNNNNNNNNNNNNNNNNNNNNNNNNNNNNNNNNNNNNNNNNNNNNNNNNNNNNNNNNNNNNNNNNNNNNNNNNNNNNNNNNNNNNNNNNNNNNNNNNNNNNNNNNNNNNNNNNNNNNNNNNNNNNNNNNNNNNNNNNNNNNNNNNNNNNNNNNNNNNNNNNNNNNNNNNNNNNNNNNNNNNNNNNNNNNNNNNNNNNNNNNNNNNNNNAAAAAAAAAAACATACTGAGTTTAATTGACCCAAAAATACCAGGGAAAATAGCTTGCAAAAGAAATAGTTACACATGTGTAGTGCATGTTGGAACTGAATTGGACTTAAACACGTACTATCTATTAACATTAGAATCAATTCATATTGGATATGGATTAAACAACAAGAAGCTCAAGTCTTTAACTCATTTTCAGATAAGTAATCCGAGTTGTATATCAGTTAGATTACAAAGAAAGTTCATTGCATTAAACCTGAATTGCATTGAATTACTATTGTTCTAAGATCATGCCTTTACAGTTGTTAACATTAAGGCCTCGTTTGATTCACGGATTGTAGAGGTTAGGAACGGAAAATTGTTCATTTCCTTTGTTTGGTACACCTAAGAAAAGGAAAAACTTTACTGGAATATGAGAAAATCAATGGGAAATTGGATCCTCCCACATACCATGGGATTCAATCTCCCTCATATTTTCCTAACATTAATTGCATTTTTCAAATATTATTTTAATGCATGTTATTACCAAATTGTACCTAATTTTTTTGAATCTTGAATATTTAATATTTGTTATAAATATTATAATCTATGTGGCTGTCCACGTAATTACTCATTAGTTATGTACTATGATGTAAACCATACCTCTATATAAAGAGGCTAATGAGAATGAATGAGTAGACTTCCACCTCCTCCCAACTATTCTCTCTGTGTCTTCTCTTCTTCTTTTCTTTATTTACAACACGTTATCAGCACGACTCTAACTTTGAGTTGATAACGATCAAACCCTAGAAATCCTAAAATTGTTTTTTTTTTGTCGTTCACCTTTGCCCAATTTTTTTTTTACAACTCGAGGATGATTTATGATGTTCTTGGTACAACATTCGTTGTTTTTATTTTCCAAGATCATGATCTATGAGTTTCATTGTTCTATTGCTATATATGATTAGCATAATTTATCCTTGTTACCTTGTAGTTTATCTACCAGTGTAATTTACTACCCAACAAGCTTATTCTATATTTTGTTTTAGCCTCGATGATGATCCAAGATATCTTGATGCAACTTTTGTTGTTTTCCACCAAGAAAATTCATGATCTATGAGCCTAGATTTCAGCTATAGGCTTATAGCAGTTTTATCTGTTTAACCAATATATGTTTTGATTAGGACGTCATGTCGCTATCTCACCCATTCGGCTACTCCTTTTAAGATTGTTGTGTGAGTCTTTGCATGAGACTTAACTCTTAATTAGAATTAAGAGTATTGGTAATAGGATAAAGTTCTACTTTCAATAGATTAACATTCGGTGCACTCTTATCCAATTCCTTTGCTTTGGAATTATTCTGCAAAATCTATGTGGAAAGCAGCGTACTAAATCGAAATTCTGCTTGGTCTCTTGGCACTGTGGATTTAGCCAATAGAGCGATTGGATTAACACATTCTAGTTTCGATTTTGCAATCACAGATTGAGCCCGAAGTCTCTTGATCAAACTATTTTGAGGGCCTGAAGTTCCTAAAGAATAATATAATCTAAGTCGAAATATGAAGTTTCTTTACGAGGGCTGGAAGTTCCTAGACTTATACAATGATCAAAACCACATATTAAGATCCCTAATCATACGAGGGCCTGAAGTTCCTCACCTTATTTTGATATTATGTTCTTGTATAATTAAAGGAGATAAACAAGATTATCATATTTGATAAAGCTAACCAGACCTGAAGATCTGTGCATTTTATTTATTCATAGAACCAGAAGTTTCATATGTACAATTTCTTTACTTTTTGTTGTTTACAGTTTTTTTATATTTTGTTATGCACTTACGTTACAATGTTTTTCTTTTACATTTATTGTTATTCATAAGGGCCAACAGCCCTATATCTCGAATATATGAATTTCGAATGTCATATTCTTGAACGAGACGTTCACAATACTGTATAGTAGAACCCGAAGTTCTAACAGCAAAAACTCAAACCTGAAGTTTTGAGTACAAAATACAGATTAGTGACCCAAAAGTTCACTCCATCTTAGAACTTGAAGTTCTAATTGTGCAGACTCGAACCTTAAGTTTCGAGTATATATATGGACAATTATCCTAAAGTTTTAATGTTGGCTAACCTCAAACCTGAAGTTTTGAGGGGGAGTTATGTTGACATACAAGTAAGCATATAATCAATAGTTGTTCTAATCTTATGACGACCGAGTATGAACATATTCATTGATCTTTGGTATGTCATTTCATTGATTTAATTATGTCGATATCAATTTTGCATTTCTCAAAGCTTTGAAAAGGTGATCAAAATTTTTGAGTATATCATTTTAGCCAGCAGTTCAAAATGAATTTGGTATGTTACAGTTGTCACCTCAAAGAGACACTCCTCTTGTCATGAGGGGGAGAAAGATTGTTCCTGAAGAACGATGTAAATTGGTGTGAGTTGTCTGTCTACCGTCTCATTTTGGTTTTGAGAAATATC
The window above is part of the Fragaria vesca subsp. vesca linkage group LG2, FraVesHawaii_1.0, whole genome shotgun sequence genome. Proteins encoded here:
- the LOC101301465 gene encoding leucoanthocyanidin dioxygenase-like, yielding MAETMCPVLINHRPFEPSTTLNSSHHSSFMDQNPIVDTIVAVDDIEIPTVDFSVLLSDDLEKRSKAIENIGHVCEDFGFFYLVNHGVSDEVFESVFKGITDFFNPSEIEDRKQYEKKNPTDRIRWGLRSSLGENREYLKVIAHPEHHCPTKPAGFSEAMEEYFEKLRVIVNGLGKAVSKAMGFEECYIEKAFKLNSGFDMSAMNLYPPNFRSKGSIGVPNHTDPGFFVSLIQDVNSGLQILSHKGDWINVNMPRNAIFINLGDHLEILTNGKYKSHVHRVVVNNNKVKRISVATLHGPSLDSFVSPAPEFVDESHPPIYRGMTYKQSLEANGGDEIDVQSCLEQIRIE